A genome region from candidate division KSB1 bacterium includes the following:
- a CDS encoding sulfatase-like hydrolase/transferase: protein MNRRDFVNATLAAGGTLALLTKVYAQPEKPRQQPNIVLIIADDLGFETIGCYGAKDYKTPNIDALAAKGVRFNHCYSQPLCTPSRVQIMTGRYNNRNYEGFGYLNPKEITFGNILKKTGYQTCIAGKWQLCGDASTIKAFGFDEHCLWNMHAYREDAPDAKEPKGWLRRYDAPTLYENGKWIEHPEGVYGPQVCADFIRSFIKKNKDQPFFVYYPMILTHDPFVPTPDSINKNSKDNKKKNFVDMVEYMDLLVGQIVNQLEEQGILDNTLVLFTGDNGTHRSITSETTRGRIKGGKAQMTDAGTRVPLIACWSGKSPAGTVLEDLVDFSDFLPTVREAAGSAVPADRIIDGRTFLPQILGRKGKPREWIFCHYWGRGRNKEQTREFVRDQRWKLYDNGQMYDIKNDVLEQSPLQDTEPKLVAVRKRLQAAFEAVRKR from the coding sequence ATGAACAGACGTGATTTTGTAAACGCCACACTAGCAGCAGGGGGCACGCTTGCGCTTTTGACAAAAGTATACGCACAACCAGAAAAACCGAGGCAACAACCCAATATCGTTCTGATCATAGCGGACGATCTCGGTTTCGAGACCATCGGTTGCTACGGTGCTAAGGACTATAAAACTCCGAACATCGACGCTCTGGCAGCCAAGGGCGTGCGCTTCAACCACTGCTATTCCCAGCCACTTTGTACCCCGTCGCGCGTCCAGATCATGACCGGTCGGTACAACAACAGGAACTACGAAGGTTTTGGCTACCTCAACCCCAAAGAAATTACTTTTGGAAACATCCTGAAAAAAACCGGATATCAGACGTGTATCGCAGGCAAATGGCAGCTCTGTGGCGACGCCAGCACTATCAAAGCCTTCGGGTTCGACGAACACTGCCTCTGGAACATGCACGCTTACAGAGAGGATGCACCAGATGCGAAGGAGCCAAAGGGGTGGCTGAGGCGCTATGATGCTCCCACTCTATACGAAAATGGCAAATGGATAGAGCATCCGGAAGGGGTCTATGGTCCACAAGTATGCGCCGATTTCATCCGTTCTTTCATCAAGAAGAACAAAGACCAGCCGTTCTTTGTGTATTACCCGATGATTCTCACACATGATCCATTTGTCCCAACGCCTGACAGTATCAACAAGAATTCCAAGGACAACAAAAAGAAGAACTTTGTCGACATGGTCGAGTATATGGATTTGCTAGTGGGACAAATAGTAAACCAGTTAGAAGAACAGGGCATTCTGGATAACACACTTGTTCTCTTCACGGGAGACAACGGTACACACAGGTCCATAACATCAGAAACAACCCGGGGGCGCATCAAAGGCGGCAAAGCTCAGATGACAGATGCGGGCACTCGCGTCCCGCTTATTGCGTGCTGGAGCGGCAAGTCTCCCGCCGGAACAGTCCTGGAAGACCTCGTCGACTTTTCGGATTTTCTGCCAACCGTCCGCGAAGCCGCAGGTTCAGCGGTTCCAGCTGACCGCATCATTGATGGCCGTACCTTTCTCCCACAAATCCTCGGGAGAAAGGGCAAACCCCGTGAATGGATATTCTGTCATTACTGGGGCCGTGGCCGCAACAAAGAGCAGACACGCGAATTTGTCAGGGACCAACGCTGGAAACTCTATGATAATGGACAAATGTACGATATCAAAAATGACGTTCTTGAACAGTCCCCCCTGCAAGATACTGAACCGAAATTGGTTGCTGTGCGAAAGCGTTTGCAGGCAGCGTTCGAAGCTGTCAGGAAACGGTAA
- a CDS encoding sulfatase produces the protein MHKGITRRNFIRTAAVSATASLIPSIGYAREIGDRPNIVIFFLDDSAYGDFAHNGNPTIRTPNISKLMRDGVNFTQFYVSSPACSASRYSLLTGRYPGRSGLGKWVIGPTSQRHLHSKEITIAEGLKKRGYKTGIFGKWHLGSPNKKNGASQDTLPLAHGFDQWLGTNVSHDYGNAMLLKSNPAGNNPIKGYSLIANNLPSKPRMCASLTGRYTESAISFIEKNKSEPFFAYIPFNMPHLGIYASEKFLNKSRRGLLGDVMEEIDYSVGRIRKALEDNGLSENTIIIFSSDNGPWIKFRNTAKHPKYGEARLHVGYALPFRDGKGSTWEGGHRVPGIFCWPGRIPANTVEQSPVSTLDILPTLFAIAGTEVPKDRSIDGRDIRPYLMPNRHKDKVPPFEFVYSASDNKPSAIRVGPWKMHIRISSQTGNNYGFKASRLAPLLFQVEQDIGERIDRANEQKDRVETMLNKLNAFEAQVKKEGSFWDV, from the coding sequence GTGCATAAAGGAATTACTCGACGCAACTTCATTCGGACTGCTGCTGTATCTGCTACAGCAAGCCTGATTCCATCGATCGGATATGCCAGAGAAATCGGGGATCGTCCCAATATTGTAATATTTTTCCTGGATGACAGTGCTTACGGTGATTTCGCCCACAACGGCAACCCAACCATTCGCACTCCAAACATTTCAAAGCTGATGCGGGATGGCGTGAACTTTACCCAGTTCTATGTTAGCTCACCGGCTTGCAGCGCTTCACGATATTCACTATTGACCGGTCGTTATCCCGGGCGTTCCGGGTTGGGCAAATGGGTGATCGGACCGACATCGCAGCGTCATCTCCATTCGAAAGAAATCACCATAGCGGAAGGATTGAAAAAGCGCGGTTACAAGACCGGGATATTTGGCAAGTGGCATCTGGGAAGCCCCAACAAGAAGAATGGCGCATCACAAGATACCTTGCCACTTGCTCATGGTTTTGATCAATGGTTGGGAACCAATGTCTCCCATGATTATGGCAATGCCATGTTGTTGAAATCAAATCCTGCAGGAAATAATCCAATTAAAGGCTATTCTCTCATAGCTAATAACTTGCCATCAAAGCCCAGGATGTGCGCGTCGTTAACAGGACGGTATACAGAGTCTGCAATCTCATTTATTGAGAAGAACAAGAGCGAACCTTTCTTTGCCTATATCCCCTTCAACATGCCTCACCTTGGAATTTATGCAAGCGAAAAGTTCCTAAACAAATCCCGGCGTGGTCTGCTCGGCGATGTTATGGAGGAAATTGATTACAGTGTAGGCCGAATCAGAAAGGCGCTTGAAGATAACGGCCTTTCCGAAAACACGATAATTATCTTCTCTTCGGACAATGGGCCATGGATAAAGTTCAGGAATACAGCCAAACACCCCAAATATGGTGAAGCTCGCCTTCACGTAGGTTACGCACTTCCATTTCGTGATGGCAAAGGATCTACATGGGAGGGCGGACATCGTGTCCCGGGAATATTCTGTTGGCCCGGCAGGATACCGGCCAACACAGTTGAACAATCTCCTGTCAGCACTCTGGATATACTACCCACGTTGTTTGCAATAGCTGGCACTGAGGTCCCCAAAGACCGGTCTATCGATGGACGTGACATAAGACCATACTTAATGCCCAATAGGCACAAGGATAAAGTTCCTCCGTTTGAGTTTGTCTATTCAGCATCAGATAACAAGCCTTCTGCTATTCGGGTAGGGCCCTGGAAAATGCATATCCGTATATCCTCACAAACAGGAAATAATTATGGATTCAAAGCGTCTCGTCTTGCTCCACTCTTATTTCAAGTTGAGCAAGATATTGGAGAGAGAATTGATCGAGCCAATGAACAAAAGGATCGTGTCGAGACGATGCTTAATAAATTGAATGCCTTTGAAGCTCAAGTAAAGAAAGAAGGTAGTTTCTGGGATGTTTAA
- the pepT gene encoding peptidase T translates to MKDQDYTCVERFLKYITFDTQSSEESDTVPSTEKQKKLGKVLVEELKEMGLQDAHMDNNGYVMASLAGNVDHAVPAIGLIAHLDTSPDVSGKDVKAVTHENYSGGDIKLKDGVVIPEGENPELARNKGSNIITSDGTTLLGADNKAGIAEIFDAVQVLLDHPEIKHGDIKIAVTPDEEIGKGADHFDIEKFGADYAYTIDGESAGEIEDETFCADAVNMTITGVNVHPGYAKNRLINAVKIASEIINLLPKDSMSPETTEDREGYVHPHVMQGNVETASIKWLIRDFTVEGLKEKEAYLKKLSDDVMSSYPQARMNFEVQEFYRNMKYKLNEEPRVVDYALEAVERAGIKSIRNLIRGGTDGARLSYEGLLTPNVFTGGHNFHSRQEWISVKDMKKAVDVILNLVQIWAEKSK, encoded by the coding sequence ATGAAAGACCAGGATTATACCTGTGTGGAGCGTTTTTTAAAGTATATCACGTTTGACACGCAGTCTTCAGAAGAGTCCGACACTGTGCCGAGCACGGAAAAGCAAAAAAAACTCGGTAAGGTTCTCGTTGAGGAGCTGAAAGAGATGGGGCTGCAGGACGCGCATATGGACAACAACGGTTATGTGATGGCGTCGCTGGCCGGCAATGTCGATCACGCCGTTCCGGCTATCGGACTCATCGCGCATCTGGACACGTCACCGGATGTGTCCGGCAAAGACGTCAAGGCCGTCACTCATGAAAATTATTCGGGCGGTGACATTAAACTCAAGGACGGGGTGGTGATTCCGGAAGGTGAGAATCCCGAGCTGGCCAGGAACAAGGGCAGCAATATCATCACCTCGGACGGCACCACGCTGCTGGGCGCGGACAACAAGGCCGGTATCGCTGAAATTTTCGATGCGGTGCAGGTTTTGCTTGATCATCCGGAGATCAAGCACGGGGATATCAAAATTGCGGTAACCCCGGATGAGGAAATCGGCAAAGGCGCGGATCATTTTGACATTGAAAAATTCGGCGCTGATTACGCCTATACGATCGACGGCGAAAGCGCCGGCGAGATTGAGGATGAAACCTTTTGCGCGGATGCGGTGAACATGACCATTACCGGCGTTAATGTGCATCCCGGTTACGCCAAGAACCGTCTGATCAACGCGGTTAAAATAGCATCCGAGATCATCAATCTGCTGCCCAAAGATTCCATGTCCCCGGAAACCACAGAGGACCGCGAGGGCTATGTGCATCCGCACGTCATGCAGGGCAATGTGGAAACCGCGTCGATTAAATGGCTGATCCGTGATTTTACCGTGGAAGGCCTGAAAGAAAAGGAAGCGTATCTGAAAAAGTTGTCCGATGACGTGATGAGTTCCTATCCGCAGGCCAGAATGAATTTTGAGGTACAGGAATTCTACCGCAACATGAAATACAAGCTAAACGAGGAACCGCGGGTTGTGGATTACGCGTTGGAAGCCGTGGAACGCGCCGGGATCAAATCGATCCGCAACTTGATCCGCGGCGGCACGGACGGCGCCCGGTTGTCTTATGAGGGACTTTTGACGCCCAACGTCTTCACCGGCGGGCATAATTTCCACTCGCGCCAGGAATGGATTTCCGTCAAGGACATGAAAAAAGCCGTGGACGTGATCCTGAACCTGGTGCAGATCTGGGCCGAGAAAAGCAAATAA
- a CDS encoding ElyC/SanA/YdcF family protein, with the protein MQWRKRVTRRVWRWPVKLAAAALLALILVLCAKPILVSAGGWLSMPSSEQHCDALILPSGATVSDYFMQEAIRCYQAGQVDRIIVVMHEYDQPSGVFGLENYHDLFMREIQRRDIPDSAVIPLFLKINDPYTYNTARTLTPSLNALGIDSILLLQDNFHIKRSILTYRHVMNAHGIEVEPYVMQIYLNADNWHTSANGWRRVIDEYIKLIVYRIKGYL; encoded by the coding sequence ATGCAGTGGCGCAAACGTGTAACCCGACGAGTCTGGCGGTGGCCGGTCAAACTGGCCGCCGCAGCGCTGTTGGCTCTGATTCTTGTGCTCTGCGCCAAACCGATCCTGGTGTCTGCCGGAGGCTGGCTCAGCATGCCGTCCTCCGAGCAGCATTGCGATGCGCTCATCCTGCCGTCCGGGGCCACGGTATCGGATTATTTTATGCAGGAGGCCATTCGCTGTTATCAGGCCGGACAGGTGGACCGAATCATTGTGGTGATGCACGAATACGATCAGCCCTCCGGCGTGTTTGGACTCGAAAATTACCACGACCTTTTTATGCGGGAAATCCAAAGACGCGATATCCCGGATTCCGCGGTCATTCCCCTGTTTCTCAAAATAAACGACCCTTATACCTACAATACAGCCAGGACACTAACGCCTTCACTGAACGCGCTCGGCATTGACAGCATATTGCTGCTTCAGGACAATTTCCATATCAAACGCAGTATTCTGACCTACAGGCATGTGATGAACGCACATGGCATAGAGGTAGAGCCTTATGTAATGCAAATCTATCTAAATGCAGACAACTGGCACACCTCGGCCAACGGCTGGCGCCGGGTGATTGATGAATATATCAAACTGATCGTTTACCGCATAAAAGGATATCTATAG
- a CDS encoding dicarboxylate/amino acid:cation symporter, protein MTRLNRLKRISLTTWIFIGLGSGILAGRLVGEPIVPAAQFLSDIFLRMLRMAIMPLILTSITSGVVSIGSDKGVGRLGLKTLLYYLSSTLLAILTGQLLVNLLKPGVGATVGLTADVESVPVSDDSIADLLLRIIPVNPFEALANGDVLPVIFFCIMFGIFVMHLQEPHKGKLVSAIEAAFKTMMNMTRFIVWLAPIGVFGINAMIAATTGLAAFKSLGFYFITVLLALFWHMGVDLPLLLRLIGRVNPLMHYKGMTSAMITAFSTSSSMVTLPLNIECVTKRSRVSQKIANFTLPIGATVNMDGTALYECVAAIFIAQIYGIELTALQQFLVVLTALLASIGAAAVPMAGLVMMSIILKAIGLPLEAVGIILAVDRILDMFRTTVNVTSDSCGAVIIARSEGEALDRMGEPAEPGVD, encoded by the coding sequence ATGACGCGTCTGAACCGCTTGAAACGCATTTCACTGACAACCTGGATATTTATCGGACTGGGCAGCGGTATCCTGGCCGGACGACTCGTCGGCGAACCGATTGTTCCGGCAGCGCAGTTCTTGTCCGATATTTTTCTGCGCATGCTGCGCATGGCCATCATGCCGCTGATTCTGACCTCCATCACCTCCGGGGTGGTCAGTATCGGATCCGACAAAGGTGTGGGACGTCTGGGCCTGAAGACGCTGCTCTATTACCTGTCCTCCACCCTGCTGGCTATTTTGACGGGCCAGCTTTTGGTCAACCTGCTCAAACCCGGGGTGGGCGCCACCGTGGGACTGACCGCAGATGTAGAGTCCGTTCCGGTTTCCGATGACTCGATTGCCGATTTGCTGCTGCGCATCATTCCGGTCAATCCGTTCGAGGCTCTGGCCAACGGCGATGTGCTGCCGGTGATCTTTTTCTGCATTATGTTTGGTATTTTTGTCATGCATCTGCAGGAACCGCATAAAGGCAAACTCGTCTCGGCCATTGAAGCGGCTTTTAAAACCATGATGAACATGACCCGGTTTATTGTTTGGCTGGCGCCCATCGGCGTGTTCGGCATCAATGCCATGATCGCCGCCACCACCGGACTGGCTGCGTTCAAGTCTCTGGGATTTTATTTCATCACCGTGCTGCTGGCGCTGTTCTGGCATATGGGTGTCGATCTGCCGCTGCTGCTGCGATTGATCGGACGCGTGAATCCGCTCATGCACTATAAAGGCATGACCTCGGCCATGATCACGGCCTTTTCCACCAGCTCGTCCATGGTCACCCTGCCGCTGAATATCGAATGCGTGACCAAACGCTCACGCGTGTCGCAAAAAATTGCCAACTTTACTCTGCCCATCGGCGCGACGGTGAACATGGACGGCACCGCCTTGTACGAATGCGTGGCCGCCATTTTTATTGCTCAGATATACGGAATTGAATTGACTGCGCTTCAGCAATTTCTTGTGGTGTTGACCGCGCTTTTGGCCTCCATCGGCGCGGCGGCCGTGCCCATGGCGGGATTGGTGATGATGAGTATCATTCTCAAGGCCATCGGCCTGCCGCTGGAAGCGGTGGGGATTATTCTGGCCGTGGACCGAATTCTGGACATGTTCCGCACCACGGTGAACGTGACCAGCGATTCCTGCGGGGCGGTGATCATTGCGCGCAGTGAAGGTGAGGCGCTGGACCGGATGGGCGAACCGGCGGAGCCTGGCGTCGATTGA
- the glmU gene encoding bifunctional sugar-1-phosphate nucleotidylyltransferase/acetyltransferase yields the protein MQAVLMVAGKSTRTYPLTLTRPKPLLPLLNKAIIRHSLDQIAGLFDEVILITGYKQDMIKKTLGDSYRDMHLIYQEQTEQLGTGHAVLQAKAHINGKFVAMNGDDLFSRADFEQLLEYDNAALVKRVEDPSLYGVFQTDSSHKVLNLVEKPQTYLGDLANIGCYIFQPEIFTVLESTPMSERGEIEITSAVLETAKNKDFYALPIAGDWLPTGYPWHLLDHQEHLMAELESDTRSGIIEDGVTIKGNVQIGEGSIIKSGCYLEGPIIIGAGSVIDPHCHIGRYSVIGDNCRIGHATEIRHSLIMNDSQIGHLSFIADSIVGSNCLIGSGSMTANMRFDDETVHSEIKGKPVDSKRKYLGAVFSDSVRAGIHTSFYPGVKIDPGQTIDPGSVVVTDVKT from the coding sequence ATGCAGGCTGTTCTCATGGTGGCGGGAAAAAGCACCCGCACCTATCCATTAACGTTGACGCGGCCAAAACCGCTGTTGCCGCTCTTGAATAAAGCAATCATCCGGCACAGTCTGGATCAGATAGCCGGATTGTTCGATGAGGTGATCCTGATCACCGGTTACAAACAGGATATGATTAAAAAGACACTCGGCGATTCCTACCGGGATATGCATCTGATTTATCAGGAGCAGACCGAGCAGCTGGGCACCGGTCACGCTGTGCTGCAGGCCAAAGCGCATATCAACGGCAAGTTTGTCGCCATGAACGGGGATGACCTGTTCTCGCGCGCGGATTTCGAACAGCTGCTGGAATACGACAATGCCGCATTGGTCAAACGCGTGGAAGATCCGTCCCTATACGGCGTGTTTCAGACCGACAGCAGTCACAAGGTATTGAATCTGGTTGAAAAACCTCAGACCTATCTCGGCGATCTGGCCAATATCGGCTGTTATATATTCCAGCCGGAAATTTTTACTGTACTCGAATCCACCCCTATGAGCGAACGCGGTGAGATCGAAATCACCTCGGCTGTGCTTGAGACTGCAAAAAATAAAGATTTTTATGCCCTGCCCATTGCGGGCGACTGGCTGCCCACCGGCTACCCCTGGCATCTGCTGGATCATCAGGAACACCTGATGGCGGAACTGGAGAGCGATACCCGCTCGGGTATTATTGAGGACGGCGTGACGATCAAGGGAAATGTACAGATCGGCGAAGGCAGCATCATCAAGTCGGGATGCTATCTCGAAGGCCCGATCATCATCGGGGCGGGCAGCGTCATTGATCCGCACTGTCACATTGGCCGCTATTCGGTGATCGGCGACAACTGCCGCATCGGACATGCAACTGAAATCCGCCATTCTCTGATCATGAACGATTCCCAGATCGGACATTTGTCGTTTATTGCCGATTCGATCGTCGGCAGCAACTGTTTGATCGGGTCAGGAAGCATGACCGCCAATATGCGGTTTGATGATGAAACCGTGCATTCCGAGATCAAGGGCAAACCCGTGGATTCCAAACGCAAATACCTGGGCGCTGTGTTTTCCGATAGCGTGCGTGCCGGTATTCACACGTCATTTTATCCGGGTGTCAAGATTGATCCCGGTCAAACTATAGATCCGGGCTCTGTGGTTGTAACCGATGTCAAGACCTGA
- a CDS encoding ubiquinone/menaquinone biosynthesis methyltransferase — protein MKQTYSRFEFKGAVVRGYDAFNHVSTAGLDLVWRRKTAQFAAYHLVQAPGHILDLACGSGDMALALKRQLPNARITGSEPSNEMLSLLQHKQTFRNIKAVKAVSALPFADAQFDAVTIAFGVRNFTRLDAEMRECLRVLKPGGRLYILEFFQPRHPVLRRFLTLYQRVAFPIIGYLLTGHISQYRYLYKSIVTFKTLPAYKRILNQAGYTNVQSYPLEPGLAHLVTAQKQEINK, from the coding sequence ATGAAACAAACCTACAGCCGGTTTGAATTCAAAGGCGCGGTGGTTCGGGGCTATGACGCCTTTAATCACGTCAGCACGGCCGGACTGGATTTGGTCTGGCGGCGCAAGACCGCGCAATTTGCGGCGTATCATCTTGTACAGGCTCCGGGACATATTCTGGATCTGGCCTGCGGATCTGGAGATATGGCGCTCGCCCTGAAACGGCAGCTGCCGAATGCCCGCATTACCGGCAGTGAACCGTCGAATGAAATGCTGTCCTTGCTGCAGCACAAACAGACATTCCGGAACATAAAAGCGGTCAAAGCGGTCAGCGCCCTGCCGTTCGCCGACGCACAGTTCGATGCGGTGACCATTGCCTTTGGTGTGCGCAATTTTACCCGACTCGACGCTGAAATGCGCGAGTGTCTGCGGGTGCTCAAACCTGGTGGACGATTGTACATCCTCGAATTTTTTCAGCCGCGGCATCCGGTTTTGCGCCGGTTTTTAACCCTGTATCAGCGCGTTGCGTTCCCGATCATCGGGTATCTGCTCACCGGTCATATCAGCCAGTACCGCTATTTGTACAAATCGATTGTGACGTTTAAAACACTGCCGGCGTACAAGCGTATTCTGAATCAGGCAGGGTATACAAACGTACAATCATACCCCCTGGAACCCGGACTGGCGCACCTGGTCACGGCACAAAAACAGGAGATAAATAAATGA
- the menA gene encoding 1,4-dihydroxy-2-naphthoate octaprenyltransferase, producing MNIKTAWKAARPFSLTVSFFPPLLGGLLAAAQPFSESINGLHLVITVLGSMLVHAGVNMFSDIKDFDRGVDRPGTFGGSRVLLDKDLSKRELLLLAVICFALAAVIGVYFILILANGFLLLYPILIGALLGLFYTYGPLPVKYHALGDPAVFIAFGPAMAAGAFFVQAGFYSLESILYPLPFAFLVIAILHANNLRDIQNDKQVNIRTLAMLLGERGSQVYYTGLLAAAYISVLILILFAGLSLFTLSVFFTLPLALQRVKLIWNKRNLSEQEFIPVDALTAQLHMAFSLVYLVSLILDWMIL from the coding sequence ATGAATATAAAAACCGCATGGAAAGCGGCCCGGCCGTTTTCTCTGACCGTCAGTTTTTTTCCGCCGCTGCTGGGCGGACTCTTGGCGGCTGCTCAGCCGTTTTCAGAATCGATAAATGGATTGCATCTGGTGATTACAGTCCTCGGCAGCATGCTGGTTCACGCGGGAGTGAATATGTTCTCCGATATCAAAGACTTTGACCGCGGTGTGGACCGGCCGGGTACATTCGGCGGCAGTCGCGTGCTGCTGGACAAAGATCTGAGCAAACGCGAGCTCTTGCTGCTGGCGGTCATTTGTTTTGCTCTGGCGGCCGTCATTGGCGTTTATTTTATTCTTATTCTTGCCAACGGATTTTTACTTTTGTATCCGATCCTCATCGGCGCCCTGCTCGGTTTGTTTTACACCTATGGTCCGCTGCCGGTCAAGTATCACGCGCTGGGAGATCCGGCGGTCTTTATCGCGTTCGGTCCGGCCATGGCCGCCGGCGCGTTTTTCGTACAGGCCGGTTTCTACTCTCTGGAATCGATTCTCTATCCTTTGCCGTTTGCCTTTTTAGTGATTGCCATTCTGCATGCGAACAATCTGCGCGACATTCAAAATGACAAACAGGTCAATATTCGCACCCTGGCCATGCTGCTGGGAGAACGCGGCTCCCAGGTTTATTACACGGGCCTGCTTGCCGCCGCTTATATATCGGTGCTGATTTTGATATTGTTTGCCGGATTGTCCCTCTTTACCCTGTCGGTATTCTTTACGCTCCCCCTCGCTCTGCAGCGTGTCAAATTGATCTGGAACAAACGCAACCTGAGCGAACAGGAATTCATTCCGGTAGATGCCCTGACCGCCCAGCTGCACATGGCGTTTAGTCTGGTGTACCTTGTTTCACTCATTCTGGATTGGATGATCCTGTGA
- a CDS encoding type II CAAX endopeptidase family protein: protein MNKPRRQLRLMIAGVILAFILWWIMFVHPPLNFWILMAVSTLTLTVIGLTADPGMLRSWNLRMVAWGIGSALVLWGIFWIGNELLQLINAHVVEILPERSIQLQSVYANRDAIPQPLLILLLAFPVGFGEEVFWRGLVQKQLQHRLSNGLGYAAGVALYAGVHIVTGNGLLIIAALVCGLYWGAIYWKTGSLVPVLISHMIWDPLIFVLFPLY from the coding sequence GTGAACAAACCACGTCGACAACTACGCCTGATGATCGCCGGTGTTATTCTGGCGTTTATCCTCTGGTGGATCATGTTTGTACATCCGCCGCTGAATTTCTGGATTTTGATGGCGGTCAGTACGCTGACGCTGACCGTGATCGGCCTGACCGCAGACCCCGGCATGCTGCGCAGCTGGAACCTTCGTATGGTTGCATGGGGCATCGGCTCTGCGCTGGTGTTATGGGGCATATTCTGGATCGGCAATGAACTGCTGCAGCTGATCAATGCGCATGTGGTTGAAATCCTGCCTGAACGTTCCATACAGCTGCAGAGTGTGTATGCCAACCGCGATGCCATCCCGCAGCCGCTGCTGATTCTGCTGCTGGCGTTTCCGGTGGGATTCGGTGAAGAGGTATTCTGGCGCGGACTGGTGCAGAAACAGCTGCAACACCGGCTTTCCAACGGGCTCGGCTATGCCGCGGGTGTGGCGCTGTACGCGGGCGTGCATATTGTCACCGGCAACGGTCTGCTGATCATCGCCGCGCTGGTGTGCGGACTCTATTGGGGCGCGATTTACTGGAAAACCGGCAGTCTGGTGCCGGTGCTGATCTCGCACATGATCTGGGACCCGCTGATTTTTGTGCTGTTTCCGTTGTACTAG
- a CDS encoding DUF1640 domain-containing protein: MAKLVTVEEPLREKLGPKASESLIHLINKSQEEQKHEMLEFVEEKFERRLTEEIGKVNISIANLENRFDHRLTTESSKVNERLTEEIGKVNERMTEEIGKVNERMTEEMGKVNERMTEEMGKVNERMTEEMGKVNERMTEEMGKVNITIADVEKRLDNRITEEVSRTRADLIKWMFIFWIGQIGAMLGLLFAFFK; the protein is encoded by the coding sequence ATGGCAAAACTGGTAACCGTAGAAGAACCATTACGGGAAAAACTGGGACCTAAAGCATCGGAAAGCCTGATTCATCTGATCAACAAAAGTCAGGAAGAGCAAAAACACGAGATGTTGGAGTTTGTGGAAGAAAAATTTGAACGGCGGTTGACGGAAGAAATTGGCAAGGTTAATATAAGTATCGCAAATTTGGAGAATCGCTTTGACCATCGCCTCACCACAGAAAGTTCCAAAGTCAATGAACGCTTGACAGAAGAGATTGGCAAAGTCAATGAACGCATGACAGAAGAGATTGGCAAAGTCAATGAGCGCATGACGGAAGAAATGGGCAAAGTCAATGAGCGCATGACGGAAGAAATGGGCAAAGTCAATGAGCGCATGACGGAAGAAATGGGCAAAGTCAATGAGCGCATGACGGAAGAAATGGGCAAGGTTAATATAACAATTGCCGACGTCGAAAAACGTCTTGATAATCGTATAACGGAAGAAGTATCCCGGACCCGCGCCGACCTCATCAAATGGATGTTTATTTTCTGGATCGGTCAAATCGGGGCGATGTTGGGGTTGTTGTTTGCGTTTTTCAAATAA